AAGATCCTCGCGGCCATGGCCGAGTTCCGTCTTTGGGTGAAGGAAAAGCTCGCGGCGCACGGGCAGAGCCCGTTTATCCGCAAGCTGATCGCGCTGCGCGAGCTTGTGCGGCGAAGAAGCAAGAGCGCGTAATTGCGGGGTCCATCATCGGACTACTGCATTCAGCTCTTGGCGGCGAGCGTGGCGAGCGGATCGCTTTAGTCAATGACGACCCATCAAAGATGGGTCGCCGCCGAAGGCGGTCTGCGATCATTGACAAAAGCGATACCGTCTCGCCGAAAATGCCAGCCAAGAGAAGAATGGCAGATAATGAGGTGAGCCCGGTCAGGGCTCACCGCCCCCTTGGATGCGCCGAGCGATAGGCTTCGAGCAACCGCTTGCCGTCGACAGCCGTATAGATCTGCGTCGTCGACAGGGAGGCATGGCCCAATAATTCCTGGATGGCGCGCAGATCGCCGCCGCGGCTCAGAAGATGCGTCGCAAAGGAATGGCGCAGCGCATGCGGCGTAGCGCTGTCCGGCAGGCCGAGCGCACCGCGCAATTCGGCCACCGTGAACTGGATCATCCGCGGCGAAAGAGGACCGCCCTTGGCGCCGACGAAGAGCGGCCCTTCGGGTGGCAGATGGTAGGGGCAAAGCGACAGATAGGTCTCAAGCCCGCGTTTGACGGGCAGGATGATCGGCACGCCGCGGCGCTTGCCGCCCTTGCCGGTGACGGTCAGGGAATCGCTCGTGCCAAGCGGCGCGTCGCATCGCTTGATCGACAGAGCCTCGGAAATACGCAACCCCGCGCCATAGAGGAGGCCCAGCACGGCGGCATCGCGCGCCAGCACCCAGGCGGGTTTTTCCGCGCCGGCGCGGGCTTCGACTCGCATCATCTCGCGGGCCTCCCTGATGGGTAGAGGCTTCGGCAGGGTCCGCGCCACCTTTGGCGTGCGCACGGCCGAAAATGCCGCCGCCTCGGCTTTACCCTCGCGTTGCAGCATGCGGGCGAAGGAGCGCAGGCCCGAAAGCTGCCGCAGCAGCGACCGGCTGCCGACCCCTTCCTTGCGGCGGCGGGCCATGAAGGCGCGCAGATCCGCTGCGGTCAGATCGGCGAAGGTCGCGAATGTGACGGGTTGTCCGAAATGCTCGGATAGAAAGACGAGGAATTGCCGGAGATCCCGCGCATAAGCTTCGCAGGTCAGCGCCGCCAGCCGTTTTTCGCTCGCAAGCTCGGCGAGCCAGGCCGCCGCGGCCTCCGCAACCTCCGCATCAGCCGGACCGATATCGAAGGCGGCAGAACCATCCACCAAAATATGCTCCATGCGAAACGGAATACGCCGGAGAGCTAAAAATTCCGTTCAGGACTCTTCTTGATCTTGCTCCTGCGGCGGCGGCTTGAAGCCGAGCGCTTTGGCTTCGGCCGCAACTTCTTTGATCTCGATGACGGCCGCGTCGTAGAGATTCGTCATGGCGTCGCGGATTTCCTCATCGGTCTTATCGACACGTTTGGTGTTGAAATCGGTGCGAATCATGCGGAAGACTTCTTCATCGCCGTCTTCTTCGAGTTCCGCCGCGATCAGGGCCGAGGCATATTCCTCCGCGGCGGCGGGCTCCAGACCGAGCAATTCGGCCGCCCAGAAGCCGAGCCATTTATTGCGGCGCACCGTCGCCTTGAATTTCAACTCTTCCTCATGCCTGAACTTGGCTTCTTCGGCCCGTTCGCGCTCGTCGAAAGTCGTCATTGCTCAACCTTTTAGGGCTTTTTGCATCGCACAATCGGCAGATGCCCGGGGTCCGCGCGCACCACGCCTCTGGGCATTGCGGTATTCGCCCTTATATTAGCGGCATCGCCTGGAAAGACCCAAGCGGGATTTCCGGCTGCGCCCGGGCACTAGACCAGCCATTGGCTGTATCCGCCAAGGGCGTGAGCCCTTAAGATTATGGTTTTTCTTGCATTTCAGCGTCATCGGCGTGTCACCGCCCTGCTCTCTGATGCGATTCGGTAGAAAGTCCGGCCTGCGGCCAAGCGCCTCGCATTGTGCGGGCAGGGCCTTTCGGATAGGGTCCCATCGAACCGGGTTGTCTCGCGGTTCGTAACAAGCTAGGACCGCAGCGCGCTGCGGCACCATCACGCGGAAAGGCTGTTCACCAGCCTGACGCGCTAAAACGCGGACCGGTTCGGACGCGAAGCCCCAAAAGCAGGTTGCCCTTGCCCATAGCTCCTGATGGTCAAGGGCAACCTGCCGGATTCTTTAAGGATCTTACGGAATTTCTCCGATCCAATCCTGAAAGTTCAGGTGCGGGACTGGGTCAGAGACATTCCGTCAGGGACATTCAAAGGAGCCACGGCCACTAATGGATCCTCTCAAGCCACGGTTAATCCCCATGAACCGCCGCCGGCGCATTTACGAAGGCAAGGCAAAGGTCCTCTATGAAGGTCCCGAGCCCGGCACATTGATTCAGCATTTCAAGGACGACGCGACGGCCTTCAATGCGAAGAAACACGAAGTCATCGACGGCAAAGGCGTGCTCAACAACCGTATCTCCGAGTTCATCTTCCAGAACTTGAACGATATCGGCGTGCCCACGCATTTCATCCGGCGGCTCAATATGCGCGAGCAATTGATCCGCGAGGTGGAAATCGTGCCGCTCGAAGTCGTGGTGCGCAACGTCGCCGCCGGCTCGCTCTCGACCCGGCTCGGCATCGAGGAAGGCACCCAGCTGCCGCGTTCGATCATCGAGTTCTATTATAAGAACGACGAGCTGAACGACCCGATGGTCTCGGAAGAGCACATCACGGCCTTCGGCTGGGCGAGCCCGCAGGAAATCGACGACATCATGGCTTTGGCCATAAGGGTCAACGACTTCCTGTCTGGATTGTTCTTGGGTGTCGGCATCCGCCTCGTCGATTTCAAGATCGAATGCGGGCGGCTGTGGGAAGGCGATATGATGCGTATCGTCGTCGCCGACGAAATCTCGCCGGACTCCTGCAGACTGTGGGATATCAAGTCGAACGACAAGCTCGACAAGGACCGTTTCCGCCGCGACCTTGGCGGTCTGGTCGAAGCCTATACGGAAGTCGCCCGGCGTCTCGGTATCCTGCAGGAAAACGAGCAGCCCCGCGCAACGGGACCGAAGCTGGTTCAGTGAGCTGAATAGGTTGCGACTTCAGACGATTCAAACGGAGGCTTCGGCCTCCGTTTTGTTTTTGGTGAAGAGCGCATAAATGATGTGCAAAGCCTCACCGCCAAAAGACAGGCAGCATAGATTCTGCCATTCATCTCTTGGCGGCGGTCCGAAGGATCGTCATTGACAGAAACGAGACCGCCTCGCCAAAAATGTCCGCCATCGAATGAATGGCTAGCTATCGGCTTCGCCGACTGAACTGAAGAGCCCATAATGAAAGCCCGTGTCATCGTGACCTTGAAGGAAGGCATCTTGGATCCGCAAGGCAAGGCGATCGAAGGCGCGCTCAAATCCATGGATCTGCCGGGCGTCGCGAGCGTGCGGCAGGGCAAGATTTTCGATATCGAGCTTGCCGAGGCCGATGGCGCGAAAGCCGAGGCGCTTTTGAAAGATGCCTGCGAAAAGCTGCTTGCCAATCTCGTGGTGGAAGACTTCCGGATCGAGAGACTTTGATGCAGGCTTGCGTCATCCAATTTCTCGGCTCCAACCGCGACGGCGACGTCATGCGCGCTCTGGCGCAGGCAAGCGGAAAGACCCCCGTGCGGCTTTGGCATACAGAGACCGCGCTGCCACAAGGCACCGATCTCGTCGTGCTGCCCGGCGGATTTTCCTATGGCGATTATCTGCGCTGCGGCGCGATCGCAGCGCGCGCGCCGATCATGGATGCGGTTCGCGCCCATGCCGCGCGCGGTGGCCTCGTACTCGGCATTTGCAACGGGTTTCAGATCCTCGTCGAGAGCGGGCTTCTGCCCGGCGTGTTGATGCGCAACGCCAATCTGCGCTTCGTCTCAAAACTGCAGCATATCAGCGTCGAGCGCGACGACACGCCCTTCACCTCGCATTATCATAAGGGCCAAGCGATCAATGTCGCGATCGCGCATGGCGAAGGCAATTACACCGCGGACGCGGACACTATCGCGCGGCTCGAAGGCGAAGGTCTTGTGGCTTTCCGCTATTGCGACTCCAATGGCAAAATTGGCGGCGCGGCCAATCCCAACGGCTCGATGAACGATATCGCCGGCATCTATTCGCCGGGCCTGAATGTGCTCGGCCTCATGCCGCATCCCGAAAACCTCGTCGATCACATCGTCGGCGGCATCGATGGGCGCGGGTTGTTCGAGAGCCTTGCTGCCTTTGCCAAGGTCCCAGCGTGACACCCGAACCCGCCATCACCCCCGATCTCGTCGCCTCGCATGGCCTGAAGCCCGACGAATATGAGCGGTTCAAAAAGCTCATCGGCCGCGAGCCGAGCTTTACCGAACTCGGCATCGTCTCGGCCATGTGGAACGAGCATTGTTCGTATAAGTCGTCGCGCCTGCATTTGCGCAAATTGCCGACGAAGGCGCCCTGGGTGATCCAGGGTCCCGGCGAGAATGCCGGCGTCATCGATATCGGTGGCGGATGGGCCTGCATCTTCAAGATGGAGAGCCATAACCACCCGTCCTATATCGAACCCTATCAAGGCGCAGCAACCGGCGTCGGCGGCATCTTGCGCGACGTGTTCACCATGGGCGCGCGGCCGGTCGCCTGTCTCAATCTTCTGCGCTTCGGCTCCCCGGATCATCCGAAGACGCGCCATCTCGTGGCGGGCGTCGTTGCCGGCATCGGCGGCTACGGCAATAGTTTCGGCGTGCCCACCGTCGGCGGCTCGACCAATTTTCATCGCCGCTATGACGGCAATATCCTGGTCAATGCCATGGCCATCGGCATCGCCAAGACGGACGAGATTTTCTATGCGAAGGCGACCGGCGTCGGAAATCCGATCGTCTATTTGGGCTCGAAGACCGGCCGCGACGGCATTCACGGCGCGACCATGGCGTCGGCGTCTTTCTCGGCCGATGCCGAGGCCAAGCGCCCGACCGTGCAGGTCGGCGATCCCTTCTCGGAAAAGCTTTTGCTTGAGGCCTGCCTCGAATTGATGGCGTCCGGCTCGGTCGTCGCGATCCAGGACATGGGCGCCGCCGGTCTCACATCGTCAGCCGTGGAAATGGGCGCCAAGGGCGATCTCGGCGTCGAGCTCGATCTCGATTTCGTGCCCTGCCGTGAACCCAATATGACGGCTTACGAGATGATGCTGTCGGAAAGCCAGGAGCGCATGCTCATGGTGCTGCATCCGGAAAAACGCGCCGAAGCGGAAGCGATCTTCCGCAAATGGGGTCTCGATTTCGCAATCATCGGCAAGACCACGGACGATCTGCGCTTCGTCGTGAAGCACAAGGGCGAGATCAAAGCCGATCTGCCGATCAAGGAGCTTGGCGACGAGGCGCCGCTCTACGATCGCCCGCATGTCGCGCCGAAGAAGCTGCCCGTCCTCGATGCGGCTTCCATCGTGCCACCGATCGATAATGGCGAGGCTTTGAAGCGGCTTCTCGCCACCCCCGATCTTTGCGCCAAGCGCTGGATCTGGGAGCAATATGACCAGTTCATTCTGAGCAACACAGTCGCTGGCCCCGGCGGCGATGCCGCCGTGATTCGCCTTGGCGATTCCTTCGACGAAGAGGCGGGCGCCATGGCTGCGCCTGGTCTTGCGTTTACGACCGATGTCACGCAGCGCTATTGCGAGGCCGACCCTTACGAGGGCGGCAAACAGGCGGTCGCCGAAGCTTGGCGCAATCTCTCGGCGGTCGGCGCCTTGCCCCGCGCGGTGACGGATAATCTCAACTTCGGCAATCCGGAAAAGCCCGAGATCATGGGGCAGCTCGTCGCCTGCCTCGACGGGATAGGCGAAGCCTGCCGCGCCCTCGATTTCCCGATCGTCTCGGGAAATGTCTCGCTTTATAACGAGAGTGCCGGGCAGGACATTCTGCCGACGCCCTCGATCGGCGGGGTCGGCACGCTCGAGGATGCGAGCCGGACCCAGACCATCGCCTTTATGCGGCCGAATGATTCGATCCTGCTGATCGGCGAGACGAAGGGCTGGCTTGGCCAATCGCTTTACCTGCGCGACATCTGCGGGCGTGAAGACGGCGCTCCGCCGCCGGTCGATCTCGCCGCCGAGAAGAAGAATGGCGACTTCGTCCGTGGGCTGATTCGCAACCGGGCACTGACGGCCGCGCATGATATTTCAGACGGCGGCTTCGCCGTCGCCCTGGCCGAGATGGCGCTCGCCGGCAATATGGGCGCGACCGTCGACGTCGACGGCCAAGTCCCGCCCCACGCTTATTTCTTTGGGGAAGACCAGGCGCGCTATATCGTCACAGCGGCTCCAGATAAGGCAAATGCGATCTTGATGGAATCGCAACAGGCAGGTGTTGCCTGCAAAATCATCGGTTTGACCGGGGGCAATGCGTTGACCATCGGGGACGCCACGGCCATATTATTGGATGACCTGAGGCGGGGCCATGAAGCGTGGCTTCCGGACTATATGGGACGTTTCCATACTTAAGGGTTTTCCGGCGGCAGCACCTTGCGCGCCCCAGCCCCACGACGAGGACTAAAGCTATGCCTATGGAAGGATCAGAAATCGAGCGGCTCATCAAGGAAGGTATTCCTGACGCCCGGGTTCAAACCACCGACCTCGTCGGCGACAAGGATCATTGGGCCGCCGTCGTGATCTCCTCGGAGTTCACCGGCAAGAGCAAGCTCCAGCAGCATCAGATCGTCTATAAAGCGCTCGGCGCTAATATGGGTGGCGTGCTCCATGCTTTGCAGCTCACGACCTACGCACCGAAGGCCTAAACCATCAAACAAGCGGGCTGACCGCGCGCCACAACCACCGAAAGGACATAGACATGTCTGGAGTTTCTGATCTCATCCAGTCCATCATCGACAAGAACGACGTCGTCCTCTTCATGAAGGGCACCCCGAACTTCCCGCAATGCGGCTTTTCGGGCTCGATGGTCCAGATGCTTGGCTACCTCGACGTGAACTACGAGCACGTCAACTGCCTCGAGAACGACGAAATCCGTCAGGGCATCAAGGACTTCTCCAGCTGGCCCACGATTCCCCAGCTCTATATCAAGGGCGAGTTCGTCGGCGGCAACGACATCGTCAAGGAAATGTTCCAGTCGGGCGAGCTCGTCACGACCCTCAGCGCCAAGGGCATCGAATACAAGATCCCGGCCCCGCCGAAGCAGCCCCAAAAGGCGTAATCCCGCCTCGTCTTTTTTAGAAGAACGTCGTCATGGCCGGGCTTGTCCCGGCCATCTGCGTTTCTGGCGCGCGCTACAGTCGTAACCTCTTTCCTGCATGCTGAAACGCCGCGGCAATGCGGGTGCGCCAGCATGGTCGCATGACCAAAACAGCTCAGCACCTCCTCGCCAATATTCAGGACTTGGCCCCTGACATCGCCGCGCGCGCGGCCGACATGGAAGCCGCGCGCCGCATGCCCCTCGACCTCGTGGAAATGCTGAAATTCATCGGCGTCTTCCGCGTCTTCGTGCCCGGGTCCCATGGCGGCCTGGAGTTCGACCTGCCGTCCGCTTTGGATGTCATTACGGCGCTCGGCCGAATTGACGGGTCCGTCGGCTGGACCGCGATGATTGGTATCGGAGGTGGCATATTTGCGCCTTTGCTCACCCGGGAAATCTATACGCAGATCTATGATAAGGGCCCCGACGTGATCTTCGCCGGTTCCGTCCAGCCGGCCGGAACGGCCGAAGCCGTACAGGGCGGCTGGCGCGTCAATGGACGCTGGCCTTTCGCCAGCGGCTGCCAGCATGCCGATTGGATGGGCGGGTTCTGCATCATGACCCGGGACGGGAAGCCGCTTCCCGGACAGGACGAAGGCATGCCGCTTATCCGCGGCTGCTTCATGCCGGCCGACCACTGGTCGATCGAAGACACTTGGCACGTGGCCGGGCTCAAGGCTACGGGCAGCCACCACATCGTGCTGAAGGACGTCACAGTCCCCGACGCGAATTTCGTCGATATCGCGAACCCCGTACCGTGCGTGCAAGCACCGCTTGCCCGCGCCGTGCAGCAAGTGCTTCCCTTGCTGCACTGTGCCAATTCGATCGGCGTCGCCGAAGGCGCCTTGGACGAACTCGTCGCACTTGCCAACACCGGACGTCAGCAATTCAGAGCCATGGCACCGCTACGCGAATCTGAAATGTTCCAAGCCGAACTCGGCCGCGCCGTCGCCGATCTGCGGGCAGCGCAGGGATTGCTGCAGATGCAGGCCGCAAGCCATTGGCGCCATGCTGTCGCCGGGACATTGCAGGACGAAGCTTTTCTTACGCAAGCCTTGCAAACGGGGACGTGGATCGCAGCCACAGCCACGCGCATCGCCGAAACCTGCTACAGGCTCGCCGGCGGCATCGCGCTTTACGAAACCTCGCCATTGCAGCGTCGCCTGCGCGACATGCAGGCGGCATCGCAACATTATGCCGTGCAGCAACGTCATTATGTCACTGCCGGGAAGATGGTTTTGGGCGATCCCCAGATCAGCAGGAAAGCGCTTGCCGCGTAAAACCCGGGCCGATTTTTGAGCCTGTTCGCCACGGCGATAAGCGTCGTGGCGAAATCCATTTCGGGCCAGCCCGTTGCGCCTTTTGAGGTGCCCACCCCTCAGAGCTGCCCGGCGCTACGATCGTAACTTTGTTTCCGGGCGTTGAAACGCACTCGCAACGCAAGTTTCGTAGCCTCGCTGCATGACAAAAACAGTCCAACATCTCCTCTCCGACATTCAGGCATTAGCCCCTAGCATCGCCGCCCGCGCGGCCGAGATCGAAGCCGGACGGCGCATGCCGCTCGACATCGTGGAAAAGTTGAAATCGATTGGCGTCTTCCGCATGCTGGTATCGAAATCCAGCGGGGGGCTGGAATTCGATTTGTCCTCTGCCATGGAGGTCATCGCCGCTCTCGGCAGAATAGACGGCTCCGTCGGCTGGACCGCGATGATCGCCACCGGAGCCAGTATTTTCGTGCCTTTGGCGTCGAAGGAGACATATGCGCAGATTTATGCGAAGGGCCCGGACGTCGCTTTCGCCGGCTCCGCCCGTCCCGGCGGCACGGCCGAGGCCATCCCGGGCGGATGGCGCGTCAATGGCCGCTGGTCCTTCGCGAGCGGCTGCCTCCACGCCGACTGGATGGCCGCCTTCTGCATCGTCGTCAAAGACGGCAAACCGATCCCGGGGCCAGAACCCGGCATGCCCGTCATTCGCGGCTGCATCCTGCCCGCCAGCGATTGGCAGATTGAAGATACGTGGCATGTCGCTGGCCTCAAGGGCACCGGCAGCAACGACATCCTGCTCAAGGACATCATCGTCCCCGACGCCAATCTCATCGACTTTGCCAACGCCACGCCTTGCGTCCCGGCGCCGCTTTCCCACGGAGCGCAGCAAGTCCTGCCTCTTCTTCATAGCGCCAATGCCGTCGGCATGGCCGAAGGCGCCTTGGAGGCGCTTACCGCCATGGCCAAAGGCGGCAGACAACAATTCAGCGCCGCCGTGCCCTTGCGCGATTCAGAGCTCTTTCAAGCCGGGCTCGGGCGCGCCGCCGCCGACCTTCATGCCGCCCAGGCCCTCCTCCAAAGTGAGGGCGGACGCTTTTGGCGCTATGCACTTGCCGGAACATTGGGGGACGAAGCGCTTCTTACGCAAGCGCGGCAAAGTACGGCCTGGATCACCGGTACGTCCTTGAGCGTTGCCGAAGCCTGTTACGCGCTCGCCGGCGCCGCCGCGATTTATGAGGCTTCACCGCTCCAGCGCCGTCTGCGCGATCTTCAGACGGCAGCGCAGCATTATACGGGGCAGCAAAGGCACTATGCCCCCGCCGGCAAGCTGCTTTTGAGCGAGGACGTGTGCGTCGCGCCGAAAACGCTCGTCGCTTAAAGCGGCGATGCCTATTTCGCCGCCGCGGTGATCAGCGCCGCGGCCTCGGGCGAATCCCATTTGGCGGGACCCGCCATCGTGCCGATCTCGCAGCCATCCTTGCCGACCAGGATCGTCGTCGGCAGGCCCATGATCCCGCCCTTTTGCTTCAACACCTGAAAAACATCGGCCTTCGGATCGGCGTAGAAGCCGAGCTTCTCGACCCCGATCTCGCCGAAAAACGCCTTCGCCTTCTCGAGCCGCGACGTATCCATATTGACCGCCACGACCTCGAAGCCGTCGGAGCCGAGATTGGCCTCGAGCCGGTCGAGCGAAGGCATTTCCTGGCGGCAGGGCACGCACCAGGTCGCCCAGAGATTGAGGAGCACCAGCCGGCCCTTGAAGGCTGCGAGGCTGGTTTTTTCGCCGTCCGGCCCATTAAAGGTAAGATCCGGCAAGGATTTGGGGGCAGGATTAAGGCTCAGGGCGGCCACTTCGCCATGAACGAACGGTTTCAGCCGCAGGGCCACATCCCGTTCCGGCGCACATTTGGCCGCGTCGGCCGCGGCTTCCTTGCTGTCAGGCTTGCCAATCCCGTATAGGACGGCACCCGAGGCGGCGATGACGAACGCCACCCCTGCCAAAATCGGCACGAGCCGCGATTTCCTCCGGGCGGTGGCTTCAACGGGTTTTTGAGGGTCTTCGGTCATGAGGCCTTTGTCAGAGCACGAGACGATAAAGAGCGCGAGACGATGAGTAACAAGATGTGGGGCGGACGGTTCGCGGAAAAGCCCGCCGCCATCATGCAAGAGATCAACGCCTCGGTCGGCTTCGATTACAAGCTCGCCGCGCAGGATATCGCAGGCTCGCTCGCCCATGTCGAAATGCTGGCGCAAACGGGTCTCGTGTCGCGCGAGGACGCCGAAGCGATTTCGCGGGGCTTAGCCGAAATTCGCGGCGAAATCGAGAGCGGCGCTTTCACCTTTTCGCCAGAACTCGAAGATATTCATATGAATATCGAGTCCCGGCTCGCAGCCAAGATCGGCGCAGCCGCCGGCCGCCTGCATACGGCCCGCTCGCGCAACGATCAAGTCGCGGTTGATTTCAGGCTCTGGGTCCGCGACACGATCGATCATCTCGATGCGCAATTGAGGGATCTGCAGCAGGCTTTGGCCGAAAAGGCGGTCGAGCACGCTGGAAGCCTGATGCCGGGCTTCACCCATCTTCAAACGGCCCAGCCCGTCACATTTGGGCATCATCTTCTGGCCTATGTGGAAATGTTTTCGCGCGACCGCTCGCGCTTTTGTGATGCGCGGGCAAGGCTCAACGAATGTCCGCTCGGCGCGGCGGCGCTTGCCGGAACCTCGTTTCCGATCGATCGCGAGGCGACGGCCAAGGCGCTCGGCTTCGACCGGCCGACCGCCAATTCGCTCGATTCGGTCGCCGACCGCGATTTCGTGCTGGAGCCGCTCGCCGATGCCGCGATCTGCGCCGTGCATCTGTCGCGTTTCGCCGAGGAAATCGTGCTTTGGACCACGGCGCAATTTGGCTTCGTGCGGCTCACCGATCAGTTTTCGACCGGCTCTTCCATCATGCCGCAAAAGCGCAACCCGGACGCGGCCGAACTGGTGCGCGGCAAATCGGGCCGCGTGATCGGCGCGCTCGCCGGTCTCCTGATCGTCATGAAGGGTCTGCCGCTCGCCTATTCGAAAGACATGCAGGAAGACAAGGAAGGTGCTTTCGATGCCTTGCAGACGCTCTCGCTGTCGATCGCGGCGATGGCCGGCATGGTCCGCGATCTCGAACCCGATCTGAAAAAGATGAAGGCCGCCGCGGGCGACGGCTATGCGACAGCGACCGATCTGGCCGATTGGCTCGTGCGCGAGCTGAAAATGCCGTTCCGCGAAGCGCATCATGTGACGGGCCGGCTTGTCGCTTTGGCGTCCGACCGCAAAATCGGGCTGCAAAAGCTGTCATTGAACGAGCTGCAATCGGTCGAGCCGCGGATCACGAAAGAGATTTATGACGTGCTCGGCGTCGAAAACTCGGTCAAAAGCCGGACGAGCTATGGCGGGACGGCGCCTAAAAACGTCCGCGCCCAGGCCAAGCGCTGGCTCAGCCGGCTTGCCAAGGAGAAGCCCGCCACTTAGAGCCGTGCGGGCAATCCCTCCGGCTGCGCCTGACGAACAGGTCTTTTTCGGCTAGAGCGTGTTCCGATTGGATGGAATCATCCAATCGATAAGGGCACGCTCCGATTCAAAAAGTTAGAGCATTTTCGGGCGCAAAACCGCGCACACTTTTGCTGAAAATGCTCTAGAGTGACCTTGGCTTTGGAGTCGATCGCTTGAATTTCAGCCTTCTCAAGAACCTAGGTATGGTGCTCTGTATCGCCGCGGCTGCGTTGGCACTCGCAGGCTGTGGCCGGCGCGGGCCCGTGCAGCCACCGCCGGGCGTCCCCGAAAGCCAAGCCGCGCCCATGATCAACCCAACCACGTCGGGGACTTTGGACGCCAATAATTCCTTGGCCTCGAAGGAATCAAACAGCCCCATTCCCGATGCGGGGACGCAGCAGCCCGCGACCGGCACGGCGGCCACGCAGCCCGCCACAACGCCCGCGCCCAAAATTAAAAAACCTTTCCTGCTCGATCCGCTGCTTTAGGGCAGTGTCACAATGGACGCAGGTAAAGCGTCTCCACGTAGTGCGCAAACCCTCTCCCCCCAACTCGGGCTTGCCCGAGTTGGGTATTGCTAAAAAGACACAAGTCGGGCAGGCCCGACTTGTACGGGAGAGGGTGGTTGGCAGAGCCAACCGGGTGAGGGGTTACGACCGTGCAATTTGACAACGATGGTAACCCCTCATCCGTCATGCTGCGCATGCCACCTTCTCCCACAGGGAGAAGGCAAGCTCCCGCCGGTTGTCCGGTTAAATCGTTTATGAAAATGTTCTAGCCATGCATCATTTTACGATGAAGAACGGCGTGATGCATGCCGAAGACGTCGATCTCACGCGTCTTGCGGCAGAGGTCGGCACGCCGTTTTATTGTTATTCAGCGGCAACACTCGCGCGCCATTACGATGTCTTCAAGGCGGCCTTCGATCCGCTTCCGACGCTCGTCTGCTATGCGCTGAAGGCCAATTCCAATCAGGCGGTCTTGAAGATCCTCGCCGAGCGCGGCGCCGGCATGGATGTCGTCTCGGAAGGCGAATTGCGACGGGCGCGGGCAGCGGGTGTCCCAGGCAGCCGCATCACCTTCTCGGGCGTCGGCAAGACGCTTGGCGAAATGGCCTATGCGCTCGACGAGAAGATC
The Methyloferula stellata AR4 DNA segment above includes these coding regions:
- the tlpA gene encoding thiol:disulfide interchange protein TlpA, which produces MTEDPQKPVEATARRKSRLVPILAGVAFVIAASGAVLYGIGKPDSKEAAADAAKCAPERDVALRLKPFVHGEVAALSLNPAPKSLPDLTFNGPDGEKTSLAAFKGRLVLLNLWATWCVPCRQEMPSLDRLEANLGSDGFEVVAVNMDTSRLEKAKAFFGEIGVEKLGFYADPKADVFQVLKQKGGIMGLPTTILVGKDGCEIGTMAGPAKWDSPEAAALITAAAK
- the argH gene encoding argininosuccinate lyase, producing the protein MSNKMWGGRFAEKPAAIMQEINASVGFDYKLAAQDIAGSLAHVEMLAQTGLVSREDAEAISRGLAEIRGEIESGAFTFSPELEDIHMNIESRLAAKIGAAAGRLHTARSRNDQVAVDFRLWVRDTIDHLDAQLRDLQQALAEKAVEHAGSLMPGFTHLQTAQPVTFGHHLLAYVEMFSRDRSRFCDARARLNECPLGAAALAGTSFPIDREATAKALGFDRPTANSLDSVADRDFVLEPLADAAICAVHLSRFAEEIVLWTTAQFGFVRLTDQFSTGSSIMPQKRNPDAAELVRGKSGRVIGALAGLLIVMKGLPLAYSKDMQEDKEGAFDALQTLSLSIAAMAGMVRDLEPDLKKMKAAAGDGYATATDLADWLVRELKMPFREAHHVTGRLVALASDRKIGLQKLSLNELQSVEPRITKEIYDVLGVENSVKSRTSYGGTAPKNVRAQAKRWLSRLAKEKPAT
- a CDS encoding acyl-CoA dehydrogenase family protein; amino-acid sequence: MTKTAQHLLANIQDLAPDIAARAADMEAARRMPLDLVEMLKFIGVFRVFVPGSHGGLEFDLPSALDVITALGRIDGSVGWTAMIGIGGGIFAPLLTREIYTQIYDKGPDVIFAGSVQPAGTAEAVQGGWRVNGRWPFASGCQHADWMGGFCIMTRDGKPLPGQDEGMPLIRGCFMPADHWSIEDTWHVAGLKATGSHHIVLKDVTVPDANFVDIANPVPCVQAPLARAVQQVLPLLHCANSIGVAEGALDELVALANTGRQQFRAMAPLRESEMFQAELGRAVADLRAAQGLLQMQAASHWRHAVAGTLQDEAFLTQALQTGTWIAATATRIAETCYRLAGGIALYETSPLQRRLRDMQAASQHYAVQQRHYVTAGKMVLGDPQISRKALAA
- the lptM gene encoding LPS translocon maturation chaperone LptM — its product is MNFSLLKNLGMVLCIAAAALALAGCGRRGPVQPPPGVPESQAAPMINPTTSGTLDANNSLASKESNSPIPDAGTQQPATGTAATQPATTPAPKIKKPFLLDPLL
- a CDS encoding acyl-CoA dehydrogenase family protein, yielding MTKTVQHLLSDIQALAPSIAARAAEIEAGRRMPLDIVEKLKSIGVFRMLVSKSSGGLEFDLSSAMEVIAALGRIDGSVGWTAMIATGASIFVPLASKETYAQIYAKGPDVAFAGSARPGGTAEAIPGGWRVNGRWSFASGCLHADWMAAFCIVVKDGKPIPGPEPGMPVIRGCILPASDWQIEDTWHVAGLKGTGSNDILLKDIIVPDANLIDFANATPCVPAPLSHGAQQVLPLLHSANAVGMAEGALEALTAMAKGGRQQFSAAVPLRDSELFQAGLGRAAADLHAAQALLQSEGGRFWRYALAGTLGDEALLTQARQSTAWITGTSLSVAEACYALAGAAAIYEASPLQRRLRDLQTAAQHYTGQQRHYAPAGKLLLSEDVCVAPKTLVA